CCGATCCGGGGCGGAGCACGGCCGAGGTCATGGAGATTCTCTCGCGCTGCCTGGAGGCGGGCGAGGCGGCCCTGTCCCAGGCCGTGCGGGCCGTGCTCAAGGAGGCCCGCGACGGCCGAGTGGCCCACTGCATGGACATCCTCATCGGCATCAACTGGGCCAAGACCGGCCAGGCCCTGGCCCTGTTCTGCCGCAAGGACGAGGGCCTGCGTCGGGCCATGGCCGCCCGGGCCGCCACCCTGCCCGAGGCCGCCTTCGAGAGCTTTCTGGAATCCTTCAAGCCCGGACTCCGGCCCGCGATCCTGGCCGAGACGCTGGCCTTCATCGCCCGGGCGGACACGGATTTCCTGCGCGCCTGCCTGAATCTGGAGGCCGGGCCCGGGGGCGTGCCCGAGGCCCTGGCCCGCTACCTGGAGCGCATGGAGACCCGGCCGGAGGCCCCGGCCAGGACCGCGCCCGCCCAGGCCCCGCGCGAGACGGGCGACGCGTCCTCCTCCCGCAAGGGCCTGCTCTCCCTGTTCAAGGGCGAGAAGCGGCCCGAACTGGGCGAGACGCTCGTGCACTCCCGCACGCTCAAGCACAAGGATTTCTCCGGCGCGGAGCTGGCCGGCGCGGTGGTCGAGGAGCGCACGCTCCAGGGCGTGGGCCTCGCCGGAGCGGCCTTCGACGGGGTCACGCTCATCAAGTGCCGCCTCCTGGGCGTGGATTTCGCCGGGGCGCGGCTGGCCGGGACCGCGTTCCAGGACTGCCTGCTCTCCGGCGTCCGTTTCGAGGGGGCGCTGCTGGAGCGCTGCCGCTTCACCGGTTGCGTGCTGGAGGGCTGCGACTTCTCCGGGGCCGTGCTGGAGGGCGGGGGCCTGGAGGGCTGCGACCTCAGCCGCACCCGCTTCGGCGAGACGGCCCTGGACGGCTGCGTCTGGAACGAGTGCTCGGGCGGCCACCTCGGCCTGGCCGGAGCCTCCATCCGCCAGGCGGCCTTCACGGCCACGGACCTGGAGTCCTCGGATTTCTCCCTGGCCGCGCTGGAGTCCTGCCGCTTCGAGGGCGTGATCTTCACGGACTGCCTGTTGCGCGATACCGCGATCCTGAACTGCTCCTTCGTGGAATGCCGCACCGAGGACTGCCTCTTCCCGGGCTGCCGGGTGCGCGAGAGCGACGCCCTGGAGCCAGCGCTGCTCCAGGCCCGGGCCGATACCTTGCGCCGACGGCTCCTGGAGGCCCAGACGGTCCGCCTGGAGCTGCCGCCGGAGGAAGGCGCGGAGCTGCACGCCCCGGCCGTGCGGCGCTGGGTGCGCCAGTGGGCCCTGGGCCGTTCCGAGCGGCGCATGCTCGGCGACAACGCCCGCCGCCAAAGGCTGGCCCTGCGGCGCATGGCCCCCGGCCAGGCGGAATTCTTCCGTCTCCTGCCCTGGCTCCTCCATTCCCGCCACTTCGAGACCCGCGAGGACATCGAGAACGTCCCGCCCTGCGAGTTGGCCGGATACCGGCCGGACCTGGAGACCCTGCGGCTGGCCCGGAGGCATTTCAGCGGGGTGGAGCCGCCCGAGACCACGGCCCGGGCCGTGCGCCTGGAGGCGGTCTACGCCATGGGCAGCCTGGGCAGCATCGCCCAGACCGGGGCCTCGGACATGGACATCTGGGTCTGCTACGACCCCGAGGGCGTGGGACCGGCCGAGGACGCCCGCCTGCGGCGCAAGCTGGAGGCCGTGGCCGCCTGGGCCCAGTCCGGCTTCGGGGCCGAGGTCCATTTCTTCCTCATGAGCCTGCCCTCCGTGCGGGCCAACGATTTCGGCTTCAGCGACAGCGAGAGCGCGGGCACGGCCCAGGCCCTGCTGCTCAAGGAGGAGTTCTACCGCACGGCCCTGCGGCTGGCGGGCAAGGAGCCGCTCTGGTGGCTGACCCCGCCCGGCGCGGACCGCGAGGCCTGGGAGGCCTGCGGCCGGGCCGCGTTCAGCTCGCCCCTGCTGGGGCCGGAGCGGGTGGTGGACCTGGGCCGCCTGGACGCCGTGCCGCCGGAGGAGTTCTTCGGGGCCTCCCTCTGGCAGATCGTCAAGGGCCTGCACAGCCCATACAAGTCGGTGATGAAGCTCGGCCTGCTGGAGAAGTATGCCGGGCGGGAGGCCTCCGGCGCGTTCATGCTCTGCGACCAGATCAAGGACGCCGTGGTCCGTCGCGCCCCGGCCTGGCAGGCCGACCCCTACACCGTGCTCTTCCGCAACCTGCGCGACTATTACGGCTCCCTGGAGGACCAGGAGGCCGTGGACCTGCTCACGGAGTCCTTCACCCTCAAGGCGGGCATCGGCTCCTTCGACGTGTCCCTGGGTTTCCCCTGCGTGGAGGAGGAGCGGAGCTTCCTGACCTTCCTGAGCGGGAAGGAGGAAATCAGCGAGGAGGCGGTGCGCGGACTGGGCCAGACCTGGAGCTTCGCCCGCTCCATGACCGCCGGGGCCACGCTGAGCCGCTTCCTCATCAAGACCTATGAGCGCATCCAGGAGCGCCTGGAGCGGGGCGGGGAGAGGGCCGGAGCGCGCATCTCGCCCGAGGACCTGACCCGTCTGGGCCGGAAGATCCAGGCCAACTTCGCCCCGCGCAGGCACAAGGTCGTGCGGGTGCCCTTCATGGACCTGAGCGGCCATCTCTTCCCGGAGTTCTATTTCGAGGCCGACAAGGCCCCCGGCCGCCGCACGGTCTGGCTGACGCGCGGCCAGGAGGCCGGGAGCGGCAAGATGTCCAGCAAGGACATGCAGGTGTTGCGCAAGGACACCGACCCGGCCATGCTCCTGGCCTGGCTCGTGTTCAACGGCCTCTATTCCCCATCCACTCATGTGCACGGGGAGCGCAGCATCGCGCCCATGTCCGTGGAGGACCTGAAGAAGGCGCTCCAGGGCCTGTACGAGTTCTTCCCCCGCGAGGACACCTTCGAGGTGGACATGGAGGAGACCCTGCGGCCGGAACGCGTGACCCGGGCCTTCTTCATCCTCAACCTGGCCGTGCCCCAGGACGCCCAGAAGATCGTCACGGCCTCGGTGGTCTACGCCACCAACTGGGGCGAGGTCTTCTGCCTCACCGCGCGCAACCCGGACCAGAAGATTCTGAAGCAGGCCTCGGCCTTCCTGCGCGACGTCCTGCCCCAGCCCCTGCCCCAGCCGCCGGAGATGGGCCTGTACATCCCCCGCAAGTCCCAGTGTCCGCGCATCCGGCTTCTCTGATCCCCGGAATTTGACTCCCCACGGGTTCGGGCGTAGAAAAGCGCCATATCGCCGAATCCCGCCAGGGGCGGGAGCGGGGGAACCACCCTTTGGGGCGCATCGCCGCAAGGCGTAGGGCACTTCTCGGCCCGAGCCCGTCAGCTAACCTCGCAGGCGTCGAGGAGACTTCCTTCCGAAGGCTGCGGGGGGAGCCTCCCTGCGGTCACGCGCGCGAGGAAAGCCTCCCGGCCCCGCCGTTTCCGGTCGGCGGCCTCCTTCCTTTCCGACCGCCGCGCCGCGCGGATTCCCACAGCCAAGAAGGAGGGACTGCATGTCCCGGTCTTCGCTGACGGCTCGCCTCCGGGCGCTCGTTCTCGGCCGCCCCCTCGATCCCGAGGATCGCGGCCTGTTCCACAAACTGGCCCTGGCCTCGTTCCTCGCCTGGGTCGGTCTGGGCGCCGACCCCCTGTCCTCGTCCTGCTACGGCCCCTCGGAGGCCTTCCTGGCCCTGGGCGGACACCACGCCCTCTCCCTGTTCGTGGCCCTGGCCACCGTGGTCACGGTCTGCGTCATCAGCGCGAGCTACACCCAGATCATCGATCTCTTCCCCACGGGCGGCGGCGGCTACCTCGTGGCCGGACGCCTGCTCTCGCCCACCGTGGGCATGGTTTCCGGCTGCGCCCTGCTCATCGACTACGTGCTGACCATCACGCTCTCCATCGCCAGCGGGGCCGACGCGGTGTTCAGCTTCCTGCCCCCCTCCTGGCAGGGCGGGCGGCTGGCCTTCGCCCTCGCGGGCGTGATCCTGCTCACCGTGCTCAACCTGCGCGGGGTCAAGGAGTCCGTGAGCGTTCTCGTGCCGATCTTCCTGGCCTTCCTGGTGGGGCACGTCTTCCTCATCCTCTACGGCCTGGGCCGGCACCTGGACGGCCTGCCGGAGATCGTGTCCCGGGCCGCGGCCGACGTGGGCGCGGCGCAACGGGACCTGGGGCTCTGGGGCATGATCGCCCTCATCCTGCGGGCCTACGCCATGGGCGCGGGCACCTATACGGGCCTGGAGGCGGTGTCCAACGGCCTGCCGGTGCTGCGCGAGCCCAGGGCACGCACCGGCAAGCGGACCATGCTCTACATGGCCCTGTCCCTGTCCTTCATGGTCGTGGGCCTGATCCTCAACTACATGCTCCACCGGGTGGAGTTCCAGTCCGGAAAGACCCTGAACGCCGTGCTCTTCGGGGCCATGACCAATTCCTGGGGCGTGGCCGGGCCGGTGGTCGTCTCGGCGGTGCTGGTGACCGAGGCGGCCATCCTCTTCGTCGCGGCCCAGGCCGGATTCCTCGACGGCCCGCGCATCCTGGCCAACATGGCCCTGGACCGCTGGGCCCCGGCCCAGTTCGCGCACCTGAGCGACCGGCTGGTGACCCAGAACGGCATTCTGCTCATGGGCGGCGCGGCCCTGCTGCTCATGGAGATCACCGGCGGCTCGGTGGAAGTGCTTCTCGTGCTCTACAGCATCAACGTCTTCGTCACCTTCATCCTTTCCCAGGCGGGCATGGTCCGGCACTGGCGGCAGGCGCGCGGCGAGGAGCCGCACTGGCGCAAGGGGCTGGTGCTCAACGGTCTGGGCCTCGTGCTCACGGGTTTCATCCTGGCCACCATCGTGGCCGTGAAGTTCTTCGAGGGCGGCTGGGCCACCCTGGTGGTCACCGGCGCCCTGGCCGGGGTCGCCCTGCTCATCCAGCGGCACTACCGGCGGGTGGGCGCGCTGGTGCGCAAGCTGGACGGTCTCAAGCAGTCGGTGGAGGAGGACATGAGCCGCCTGCCCGACAACCCGGAGCCGGGCGACCTCTCCGCGCCCGCCGGCTCGCTCTCGCGCACGGCGGTGGTCCTGGTGAGCGGCTACAACGGCCTGGGGCTGCACAGTCTGCTGGCGATCCACCGGCGTTTTCCCGGCGAGTTCAGCAACTACGTCTTCCTTTGCGCCGGGGCAGTGGACGCGGGCGTCTATCGCGGCAAACGGGAGATGGAGGAGCTGCGGGACCGGCTCTCGGGCGAGATGGGGCAGTACGTCCGACTCATGCGGCGGCGCGGCTATCACGCCGAGAGCGTGCTCGGGCTGGGCACCGACGTGGTGGAGGTGATCGCCGGGCTCTCCGAGGAGATCGGCGCGCGCTACCCCTGGTCCGTGTTCTTCGCGGGCCAGATCGTGTTCCCCAGGGAATCCTTCTGGACCAGGCTCCTGCACAACCAGGTGGTCTTCGGCGTACAGCGCAGGCTCCTGCGCCGGGGGCTGCCCTTCACCGTGATCCCGGTTACGGTCTGAACGGGCGGGGCGGGGTCAGTCCGTGTCCAGCCCGCGCAGCCGGGCGGCCGAGGACGGGCCCTTGAAGGCCGCGCCGAGCGGGGCCTGGAAGGGCTTCTTGAAGAGTTCGGCGTAGAGTTTCTTGGCTTCCTCGAAAAAGGGATTGAGGTTCAGGGCCCGGGCGATGCTCGCCTGGGCCTCGGCCTCTTTCCCCGCGAGGTGCAGTGCCTTGCTGAGGTTGTAGTGGATATGCTCGTCGTCCGGGGTCATCTCCAGGGCTCGGGCGTAGGCCTCCACCGCGCCGTCCAGGTCGCCGTCGCGGCGCAGCTTGAGCCCGAGGATCTTGTACGGGTTGTGGGCCTCGCGGTTGTGCTTGAGGACCTGGATGAAGGCCATTTTGGCCTCCTCGAAGCGGTCCAGCTGGGCCAACACCTCGGCGGCCTTCTCGATGTTCGTCTTGTAGCGCTCGAAGTCGCCCCGGGCCTTGTAGGCCTCGGCCAGGCCCTTGTAAGCCTCGGCGAAAAGCTCGTTGTACTTGAGGGCCTTCTGGAAGGCGACCACGGCCTTGGCGTATTCCTTCCGCACCAGGAAGGAGCAGCCCATGTCGTAGTAGAACTGGGCCTCGTTGCCCTCGCTGATGATCTCCTCGTAGTGCTCGGCGGCGGCCTGGTGGTCTCCCTGTTCGGCCAGGGCCCGGGCCTTCTCCATGCGCTTGCGCTGCGCGTCCGGGTAGTCGGCCATGCGTCTGGCCGCCAGGATGTACTTCTCCAGGGTCTTGGGCGCGTAAGGCCGGATCACGTATCCCGAACAGCCCTGGCCGATGGCGTCCAGGACGTACTCCCGGCTGTTCATGAGCGAGATCATGATCACCGGCAGGCTGCGCTGCTTCATCTCCCCGCGCAGCTTGGTCAGGAATTCCAGGCCGGTCATGTCGTCCAGGCCCGAGTCGCAGAGCACGAGGTCCACGCCGAGGCGTTCGATGTGGTCCAGGGCGGCCCGGCCCTTCTCGAACACCAGGACCACGCCGGGCGCGAACAGGCGCATGATCTTCTTGTCGATCTTGGCGTGGGTCTTGTTGTTGCTGAGCACTGCGACCCGGTCGAAGGCCTGGTAGGCCGCCGCGTCGTGGGTGGGCTCTTTCATCCCACCGGCATTACTTGTTCTTTGCACCAGGAGTCAACAGGGCGTTATGGCTTCGGGCCGCCGCGCCCCGGACCGCGTCACCGGCCGGAAATCGCCTCCCCACGGGCCTCGTCGCGGAAGATCACGATCATGCTGGTCCCCGTGGAATCATCGGTGCGGCAGACGATGTTCGCCCCGTGGGTCCTGGCCACGAGAGCCGCGAAATATGTCCCCAGGCCCGTACCGGACTCCTTGCCGCAGGTCACGTACTTCTCGAAGATCCGTTTGCGGATTTCCCGGGGCACGGGCTGGGAGTTGGACACGCTGATCTGGCGGTGCGGCGCGTTCTCCAGTTGGATGTGCACGCTGTCCCCGGAGGCCGACGCCTCGATGGCGTTTTGCATGAGGTTGCGGAGCATGGCCCGCAGCAGGGGCATTTCGCCGGAAACGGGAAAGGTCTCGTCGCCCCGGACTTCCTTCCCGTCCAGGCTGATGCGCATGGACACGCCCTGGCCGCGCAGGAAGGGGGTGAATTCCTCCTCCAGGCCGCAGACGATTTCCACCAGGTCCACCTCCCGTTTGCGCAGGGAATAGATGCCCTTCTCCATCTTGAAGATGTCCAGGTGGGTGCGGATCATGTCCAGCATGCGGTAGCCGGCGGCGCGGATGCGCTTGACGTGGTCCATCTGTTCCGCGTTCAGGCCTCCTTCCCGCAACAGCAAGTCGGGATAGCCGATGACGAGATTGAGCGCCGACTTCAGGTCGTGGCGGTTGATGCGCTCCACCTCCTCGCGGATCATCTCGGCCTTCTCCCGGGCCTGCATTTCCTTCAGCAGCTGGAGGTTTTTCCGCTCCAGCTCCATGGTGCTGCATTGGAGCTGGTAGGTGCGTTGCGCCACCAGCCCTTCCAGCAGATCCTGCTGTCCGGCCAGCCATGTTTCGTGTTCCTGTATCTTGGCCAGCATGGTGTTGAATTCGGCCACCAACTGGCCGATCTCGTCGTTGCTCTCGCAGTCCACCCGCCGAGCGTAGTCCTTGTCCCGGGAAATTTCGGCCACGGTCCGGGCCAGGCGCGTGAGCGGTTCGGAGAGGTTCCGGCGGACGCGCCGGGAGACCCGGACGCAGACCGCGAACACAGCCAACAGGATGAGCGCGGCCAGGCCCATGTCGCGCAGAAGGGTGTTCCACTGGTCCCGCAGGGAGAGGGTGATGCGCAGGATGCCGCCCCGGCCGTCCGAGGGAAGGGGCTGGCTCACCGTCAGGTCGTGGAGCCGCGCCTCCGCCTGGGGAGTATCCGTGGCGGCGAAGGGCGGGGCCGTGCCCCAGGAGGCGAAGAGGGCGCCGTCGGCGGTGTAGACCGCCGCTCCGGTCACGCTGGGGACCAGGCGCAGGGCCGCGAGGTTTTCCCCGGCGGCCTTCGGGTCGTCGAACTCAAGGGCCGCCACGGTGGAGGCCGCCGTCAGGGCGGCCAGGGCCAGGGCCTTGTCCTTCGCGTCCCTCCGGTAAGAGTGCAGGATGGGCCAGACGCTCAGGGCCAGTTCCAGGACCAGGGCGAGCAGGGTGAGCCCCAGGATGGCCGCGCTGATCTTGCGCCGCAGGGAGACGAAGCCCCGGGGGGAGTTATTCCGCATCATCGAGTATCCTGGCCAGTTGGAGCAGCCGGGAGCTGATCGTGATTCCGGCTCGGAGCGCGGCCCTTGGGTTGATTTCCAGGCTGAGCCTGCCGTCGGACTCCCGGAGGTTGACCATGAGCCCGCTGGGGCGCTGTTCCAAGCCGTAGCCGATGGTCAGGACCGGGCTGTCCTTGAGCCGCTCGATGATGGCGGCGGCCTCGCGCGGCGGAGTGCCGTTGAGCAGGAGGATGCGGCAGCCGGGCGCGGGCCACTGCTCCAGCAGGATTTCGGGCGGAGGCGGCACGGCCGCGAAGTGCGGCCGAATGGCACGGGCGTCCGTGGCGGCGACGGCCACCGGCGTGCCGCTCCCGCCCTGGATGGAAGCGGGCCAGGAGACGTATTTCACGATGCGGGTCACGAACAGGGCGCAGAGCTGGTCGCCGGAGGCGGCCAGCTCTGCGCCGCCGCGGGCCTCCCTGGCTCCGGGCCAAAGACAGACGGCCAGGATCACCAGCGGGAGCAGGGCGCGGGCCTTGTTCAGAAATCCCATGTGAGTCTCAGGCTGAAGCTGGTGTCCACCTGGAGCAGCGAATATTCCTGCTGCGCGCCCAGCAGGTTCTGCCCGATGAGTTCCAGGAGCAGGCCGTCGCGGACTTTCCAGGAGGCATGGGCGTCCATGGTGAAGTAGCCCGGGATGCGTTCCTCGGTGGGGCTGTCCAGGTAGGCCAGGGAAAAATCCAAGCCGATGTCCCGCGTGAGACGGCTCATGGCCATGAGCTTGGCTTCCGCCACGGTGTTCTGTTCGATCTCCGGATACTCGTGGCCGTCCACGGAGATCCGGTCGAAATCCTGGCGGATCAGGCTCAAGGAGG
The nucleotide sequence above comes from Desulfovibrio aminophilus. Encoded proteins:
- a CDS encoding class I adenylate cyclase — encoded protein: MGLDSHALSGALEALKRLSFSARSEGFDELVRAAAALAPALEAEPPAPEAVRAAHAAADLLSGFCESLSGSPQSVASGIKGLLRLGRPGWLAAASLVQTWRNPGEMLGGRGESLGPEARFYLLHELLRRHWTLERSVLNWARAVLETLGEAPPRDLLKALGVLDRLGDTPAFPLRETLLRGSFRGWLEQLLREPLSEEELADAARAVRGLGHPDLGRRLARLVAADPGRSTAEVMEILSRCLEAGEAALSQAVRAVLKEARDGRVAHCMDILIGINWAKTGQALALFCRKDEGLRRAMAARAATLPEAAFESFLESFKPGLRPAILAETLAFIARADTDFLRACLNLEAGPGGVPEALARYLERMETRPEAPARTAPAQAPRETGDASSSRKGLLSLFKGEKRPELGETLVHSRTLKHKDFSGAELAGAVVEERTLQGVGLAGAAFDGVTLIKCRLLGVDFAGARLAGTAFQDCLLSGVRFEGALLERCRFTGCVLEGCDFSGAVLEGGGLEGCDLSRTRFGETALDGCVWNECSGGHLGLAGASIRQAAFTATDLESSDFSLAALESCRFEGVIFTDCLLRDTAILNCSFVECRTEDCLFPGCRVRESDALEPALLQARADTLRRRLLEAQTVRLELPPEEGAELHAPAVRRWVRQWALGRSERRMLGDNARRQRLALRRMAPGQAEFFRLLPWLLHSRHFETREDIENVPPCELAGYRPDLETLRLARRHFSGVEPPETTARAVRLEAVYAMGSLGSIAQTGASDMDIWVCYDPEGVGPAEDARLRRKLEAVAAWAQSGFGAEVHFFLMSLPSVRANDFGFSDSESAGTAQALLLKEEFYRTALRLAGKEPLWWLTPPGADREAWEACGRAAFSSPLLGPERVVDLGRLDAVPPEEFFGASLWQIVKGLHSPYKSVMKLGLLEKYAGREASGAFMLCDQIKDAVVRRAPAWQADPYTVLFRNLRDYYGSLEDQEAVDLLTESFTLKAGIGSFDVSLGFPCVEEERSFLTFLSGKEEISEEAVRGLGQTWSFARSMTAGATLSRFLIKTYERIQERLERGGERAGARISPEDLTRLGRKIQANFAPRRHKVVRVPFMDLSGHLFPEFYFEADKAPGRRTVWLTRGQEAGSGKMSSKDMQVLRKDTDPAMLLAWLVFNGLYSPSTHVHGERSIAPMSVEDLKKALQGLYEFFPREDTFEVDMEETLRPERVTRAFFILNLAVPQDAQKIVTASVVYATNWGEVFCLTARNPDQKILKQASAFLRDVLPQPLPQPPEMGLYIPRKSQCPRIRLL
- a CDS encoding APC family permease, with the translated sequence MSRSSLTARLRALVLGRPLDPEDRGLFHKLALASFLAWVGLGADPLSSSCYGPSEAFLALGGHHALSLFVALATVVTVCVISASYTQIIDLFPTGGGGYLVAGRLLSPTVGMVSGCALLIDYVLTITLSIASGADAVFSFLPPSWQGGRLAFALAGVILLTVLNLRGVKESVSVLVPIFLAFLVGHVFLILYGLGRHLDGLPEIVSRAAADVGAAQRDLGLWGMIALILRAYAMGAGTYTGLEAVSNGLPVLREPRARTGKRTMLYMALSLSFMVVGLILNYMLHRVEFQSGKTLNAVLFGAMTNSWGVAGPVVVSAVLVTEAAILFVAAQAGFLDGPRILANMALDRWAPAQFAHLSDRLVTQNGILLMGGAALLLMEITGGSVEVLLVLYSINVFVTFILSQAGMVRHWRQARGEEPHWRKGLVLNGLGLVLTGFILATIVAVKFFEGGWATLVVTGALAGVALLIQRHYRRVGALVRKLDGLKQSVEEDMSRLPDNPEPGDLSAPAGSLSRTAVVLVSGYNGLGLHSLLAIHRRFPGEFSNYVFLCAGAVDAGVYRGKREMEELRDRLSGEMGQYVRLMRRRGYHAESVLGLGTDVVEVIAGLSEEIGARYPWSVFFAGQIVFPRESFWTRLLHNQVVFGVQRRLLRRGLPFTVIPVTV
- a CDS encoding response regulator, which produces MKEPTHDAAAYQAFDRVAVLSNNKTHAKIDKKIMRLFAPGVVLVFEKGRAALDHIERLGVDLVLCDSGLDDMTGLEFLTKLRGEMKQRSLPVIMISLMNSREYVLDAIGQGCSGYVIRPYAPKTLEKYILAARRMADYPDAQRKRMEKARALAEQGDHQAAAEHYEEIISEGNEAQFYYDMGCSFLVRKEYAKAVVAFQKALKYNELFAEAYKGLAEAYKARGDFERYKTNIEKAAEVLAQLDRFEEAKMAFIQVLKHNREAHNPYKILGLKLRRDGDLDGAVEAYARALEMTPDDEHIHYNLSKALHLAGKEAEAQASIARALNLNPFFEEAKKLYAELFKKPFQAPLGAAFKGPSSAARLRGLDTD
- a CDS encoding CHASE sensor domain-containing protein, translating into MMRNNSPRGFVSLRRKISAAILGLTLLALVLELALSVWPILHSYRRDAKDKALALAALTAASTVAALEFDDPKAAGENLAALRLVPSVTGAAVYTADGALFASWGTAPPFAATDTPQAEARLHDLTVSQPLPSDGRGGILRITLSLRDQWNTLLRDMGLAALILLAVFAVCVRVSRRVRRNLSEPLTRLARTVAEISRDKDYARRVDCESNDEIGQLVAEFNTMLAKIQEHETWLAGQQDLLEGLVAQRTYQLQCSTMELERKNLQLLKEMQAREKAEMIREEVERINRHDLKSALNLVIGYPDLLLREGGLNAEQMDHVKRIRAAGYRMLDMIRTHLDIFKMEKGIYSLRKREVDLVEIVCGLEEEFTPFLRGQGVSMRISLDGKEVRGDETFPVSGEMPLLRAMLRNLMQNAIEASASGDSVHIQLENAPHRQISVSNSQPVPREIRKRIFEKYVTCGKESGTGLGTYFAALVARTHGANIVCRTDDSTGTSMIVIFRDEARGEAISGR
- a CDS encoding YfiR family protein, whose protein sequence is MGFLNKARALLPLVILAVCLWPGAREARGGAELAASGDQLCALFVTRIVKYVSWPASIQGGSGTPVAVAATDARAIRPHFAAVPPPPEILLEQWPAPGCRILLLNGTPPREAAAIIERLKDSPVLTIGYGLEQRPSGLMVNLRESDGRLSLEINPRAALRAGITISSRLLQLARILDDAE